One Ricinus communis isolate WT05 ecotype wild-type chromosome 1, ASM1957865v1, whole genome shotgun sequence DNA window includes the following coding sequences:
- the LOC8281805 gene encoding amino acid transporter AVT1I yields the protein MESQNQLPQAQESGSGTTFLRTCFNGVNTLSGVGILSIPYALSQGGWMSLILLFLVAILCWYTGLLLRRCMDADPVIKTYPDIGQRAFGYKGRALVSIFMYLELYLVAVEFLILEGDNLYKLFPDMSLKVAGVKIGGKQGFILLTALVILPTTWLRSLGMLAYVSAGGVLASVVLLGCVLWVGAVDGVGFHEGDVLWNWGGLPTATSLFAFCYCGHAVFPTLCNSMKDKSQFSKVLLVCFITSTFTYASMAVLGYLMYGEYLKSQVTLNLPIRKISAKIAIYTTLVNPLTKYAVVTAPVAKAIEDAFRLNDSKSLSILIRTAIMISTLVVALTIPFFGYVMAFIGAFLSVTVSMLLPCLCYLRINKAARTFGLELVVIVGILIFGLFVAVVGTYISLKQIITHLWH from the exons ATGGAGAGCCAAAACCAGCTTCCGCAAGCACAGGAATCTGGCAGCGGCACCACCTTCCTTAGAACTTGTTTTAACGGAGTTAATACGTTATCTG GAGTCGGAATCCTGTCAATTCCATATGCACTTTCTCAAGGTGGATGGATGAGCTTGATTCTGCTTTTCCTGGTGGCAATATTATGCTGGTATACAGGATTACTCCTTCGGCGATGTATGGATGCAGATCCAGTTATCAAAACTTATCCAGACATAGGGCAGAGAGCTTTTGGATACAAAGGAAGAGCTCTAGTATCCATCTTCATGTATCTTGAACTATATTTAGTAGCAGTTGAATTCTTGATTCTGGAAGGTGACAACCTATACAAGTTGTTTCCAGATATGAGTTTGAAAGTTGCTGGTGTGAAAATTGGAGGGAAACAAGGGTTTATTCTGCTAACGGCCCTTGTAATCTTGCCTACAACATGGTTGAGGAGCTTAGGTATGTTGGCCTATGTTTCTGCTGGAGGTGTTTTGGCTTCTGTTGTGTTGCTTGGTTGTGTTCTCTGGGTTGGCGCTGTCGATGGTGTTGGGTTCCACGAAGGAGACGTGCTTTGGAATTGGGGTGGTTTGCCTACTGCCACAAGTTTGTTTGCCTTCTGTTACTGTGGTCATGCCGTTTTCCCAACGTTGTGTAATTCCATGAAAGACAAAAGCCAGTTTTCGAAG GTTTTACTTGTCTGCTTTATTACAAGTACCTTCACCTATGCATCAATGGCGGTTCTGGGTTACCTCATGTATGGAGAATATTTGAAGTCTCAAGTGACATTAAATCTTCCCATAAGAAAAATTAGTGCAAAAATAGCTATATACACTACTCTAGTTAATCCCTTGACTAAGTATGCAGTTGTCACTGCTCCAGTTGCTAAAGCCATCGAGGACGCATTTCGTCTCAACGACAGCAAATCTCTCAGTATTCTCATAAGAACTGCAATTATGATAAGCACGTTAGTGGTAGCATTAACCATTCCGTTCTTTGGCTATGTAATGGCTTTTATTGGGGCTTTTTTGAGTGTGACCGTTTCGATGTTGTTACCATGCCTCTGCTACCTCAGGATTAACAAAGCTGCTCGAACATTCGGGCTTGAGCTGGTGGTGATTGTGGGGATATTGATTTTTGGACTTTTTGTTGCCGTAGTAGGTACATACATTTCTCTCAAACAAATAATAACCCATCTCTGGCACTAA